In Gloeocapsa sp. PCC 73106, a single genomic region encodes these proteins:
- a CDS encoding cation:proton antiporter, giving the protein MTHTVTAFIAANPIISFTLLLLTSLIVPPVFEKLKLPGLVGLLLAGVVLGPHALQLLDPKTETIKLLSDIGKIYLMFIAGLEIDIAAFRRTRNHSLSFGLSTFLVPLLTGIWIGIAFGFGPNASVLIGSLLASHTLLAYPIVQRLGIVKNQAVTITIGATIFTDIGALLVLAVCISIHQGEFSWWNLGIRIASLAIYSVLVLWGIDHYGKEYFRRTGNEEGNQFLFTLLALFLASVGAQLIQIENIVGAFLAGLAVNDVLGKGVVKEKVEFVGGVLFIPFFFVAMGLLINIPVFIQTLFEDSSLVIAIVLGLCGSKFLAAFVIKNLFHYDWDETMTMWSLSLPQVAATLAAAFVGFEAGLLNEALFNSVIVLMLVTSTIGPIITQRFATKLAVRETDSQLTGEFSESDHSPNQFSPENPLRVIVPVYNPSTEAYLIEMAGLLVKSQGGMVLPLAIAQLSTNLSEPEFAKTLARTRLVLEQATNTSNQLGITNDPILRIDNDVALGITYSAREQNANLILMGYQRLGTIKARLLGNIIEQVLRASHCPVVVMRLLANPSSLKSILVPFGDLSLHSLDLIMFAQFLAKSNQGKVTCLWTCPLSTTPDKQAELKSELRDYILKADIRVNVEVIATNDQMTAILVMSRSFDLILLNALDFQPTAGIIVSDWGTPVLNQLDCSLVLFKDINS; this is encoded by the coding sequence ATGACTCATACAGTCACAGCTTTTATTGCCGCGAACCCAATTATTTCCTTCACTTTACTTTTACTCACCAGCTTAATTGTACCACCGGTGTTTGAAAAGCTCAAACTTCCTGGTTTAGTAGGATTATTACTAGCAGGTGTGGTTTTGGGACCCCATGCGTTACAACTACTTGACCCCAAAACCGAAACAATCAAATTGCTGTCAGATATTGGCAAAATTTATCTGATGTTCATCGCTGGGCTAGAAATTGACATAGCAGCTTTCCGACGTACCAGAAATCATTCACTCAGTTTTGGTTTAAGTACTTTTTTGGTACCTTTGTTAACGGGTATATGGATTGGGATTGCCTTTGGTTTTGGTCCTAACGCGTCCGTTTTGATTGGCTCTCTGTTAGCGTCTCATACCCTACTGGCCTATCCCATTGTACAGCGGTTGGGGATAGTCAAAAATCAAGCGGTCACGATTACCATCGGTGCGACTATTTTCACCGATATTGGTGCTTTATTAGTTTTGGCGGTGTGTATTTCCATACATCAGGGGGAATTTTCTTGGTGGAATTTAGGAATTAGGATCGCTTCTTTAGCCATTTACTCTGTCCTAGTTTTATGGGGTATAGACCATTATGGGAAAGAGTATTTTCGACGTACGGGGAATGAGGAGGGGAATCAGTTTCTCTTTACCCTATTGGCGTTATTTTTAGCCTCTGTGGGGGCGCAATTAATTCAAATTGAGAATATAGTCGGGGCATTTTTGGCGGGTTTGGCGGTAAACGACGTACTCGGTAAAGGTGTAGTTAAAGAAAAGGTCGAATTTGTGGGGGGAGTTCTCTTTATTCCCTTTTTCTTTGTGGCTATGGGGTTATTAATTAATATACCTGTGTTTATTCAAACCCTGTTTGAAGATTCAAGCTTGGTCATCGCCATAGTATTGGGTTTGTGCGGGAGCAAGTTTCTGGCGGCTTTTGTGATAAAAAACCTATTTCACTACGACTGGGATGAAACTATGACTATGTGGTCTCTTTCGTTACCTCAAGTAGCGGCGACTTTAGCTGCAGCTTTTGTCGGTTTCGAAGCGGGATTACTAAACGAAGCCCTGTTTAATAGTGTGATTGTCTTAATGCTGGTTACTTCTACCATAGGACCAATAATCACCCAACGCTTCGCTACAAAACTAGCTGTCAGAGAAACCGATTCACAATTAACTGGCGAGTTTTCTGAGTCTGATCATAGCCCCAATCAGTTTTCACCAGAGAATCCTTTGCGGGTGATTGTTCCTGTTTATAACCCCTCTACCGAAGCTTATTTAATCGAAATGGCGGGGTTACTAGTCAAGAGTCAAGGTGGAATGGTTTTACCTTTAGCGATCGCTCAACTCTCTACTAATTTGAGTGAACCAGAATTCGCTAAAACTTTAGCAAGGACTCGTTTAGTTTTAGAACAAGCGACGAACACCAGTAATCAACTGGGTATCACTAATGACCCCATTTTGCGCATTGATAATGACGTGGCTTTGGGGATTACCTACTCCGCTAGAGAACAAAACGCCAATTTGATTCTCATGGGTTATCAAAGACTCGGTACTATTAAAGCCCGTTTATTGGGTAATATTATTGAGCAAGTTTTGAGAGCTAGTCATTGTCCTGTGGTAGTAATGCGTTTATTAGCCAATCCTAGCTCTTTAAAGAGTATTTTGGTCCCTTTTGGGGATTTATCCCTTCACAGCTTGGATTTAATCATGTTTGCTCAGTTTTTAGCTAAGAGTAATCAAGGAAAGGTCACTTGTTTGTGGACTTGTCCCCTGTCTACCACTCCAGATAAACAAGCAGAATTAAAAAGCGAGTTACGAGATTATATTCTCAAAGCCGATATAAGGGTAAATGTCGAAGTAATTGCAACCAACGATCAAATGACGGCTATTTTAGTTATGTCTAGATCCTTTGATCTGATCCTACTCAATGCTTTGGATTTTCAGCCCACTGCTGGGATTATCGTGAGCGATTGGGGAACACCAGTGCTGAATCAACTGGACTGTTCTCTGGTACTTTTCAAGGATATCAACAGTTAA
- a CDS encoding AbrB/MazE/SpoVT family DNA-binding domain-containing protein, giving the protein MNKWSKSVEVHLGRQGRLVIPIALRQILGFEEGDTLVAREEAGRLVLEKQEMVKQRLKARFAQVPKTRSLVDELIAERREAAKREEE; this is encoded by the coding sequence ATGAATAAATGGTCTAAATCTGTGGAAGTACATTTAGGTCGCCAGGGAAGGTTGGTGATTCCCATAGCTTTGCGGCAAATACTGGGTTTTGAAGAAGGAGATACGCTGGTTGCGCGTGAGGAAGCAGGACGGTTGGTGTTAGAAAAGCAAGAAATGGTGAAGCAACGGCTGAAGGCTCGGTTTGCCCAAGTACCCAAAACTCGCAGTTTAGTGGATGAGTTAATTGCGGAGCGACGTGAAGCGGCGAAAAGGGAAGAAGAATGA
- a CDS encoding type II toxin-antitoxin system VapC family toxin translates to MTVVLDASALLAYLRDERGCDRVDGVLAESVMSSVNWAEVVQKSIAVGVEVDGMLDDLQSLGLTVEPFTPEDGEMTGRLWKQTRQAGLSLGDRACLSLGLRLGVPVLTCDRAWASLGQSLDIQVIR, encoded by the coding sequence ATGACAGTTGTTCTCGATGCTTCGGCGTTGTTGGCTTATTTGCGGGATGAACGGGGGTGCGATCGCGTGGATGGGGTACTGGCGGAGTCGGTGATGTCGAGTGTGAACTGGGCGGAGGTTGTGCAGAAGTCGATCGCAGTAGGGGTTGAGGTTGATGGAATGTTGGATGATTTGCAGTCTCTGGGTTTGACTGTGGAGCCGTTTACACCGGAGGATGGAGAAATGACAGGGCGATTGTGGAAGCAAACGCGGCAAGCGGGATTGTCTTTGGGAGATCGCGCCTGTCTGAGTCTGGGGTTGCGATTGGGCGTTCCCGTTTTGACGTGCGATCGCGCTTGGGCTTCCCTCGGCCAGTCTTTGGATATACAGGTGATTCGGTAA